Proteins encoded within one genomic window of Xiphophorus maculatus strain JP 163 A chromosome 11, X_maculatus-5.0-male, whole genome shotgun sequence:
- the LOC102231326 gene encoding GTPase IMAP family member 8-like, which yields MSDTTHLLEEMEVTGAAAAGSETQEPVDPVLRMVLLGKTGAGKSATGNTILGKKVFKSLSSSSSLTLKNEKKSGEFEGQTLEVVDTPGFFNTKGEPLKVMAEITKCISLSDPGPHVFLVVIQPTRFTREDEETVKIIRNHFGEKSVCYNMVLFTHGDDLEDEDVSIDNIIENNETLHDIISQCGGGYHVFNNRNKDPSQVRELLDKINRMVHKNGGICYTKEMLEEAQRIKREELRIVLVGKTGAGKSAAGNTILGGKIFTSCISSSSVTEECQKETRVLNGQMLSVVDTPGLFDTFQNQLQVKEEILKCISFAAPGPHVFLVVIQPNRFTEEEQNAVKIIQEILGEGSECYSMVLFTHGDDLEEENRSIDNLIENNETLHDIVTKCGGGYHVFNNKKKDPSQAQELLDKIKRMVQNNKGICYTKEMLEEGQRIKREELRIVLVGKTGAGKSAVGNTILGEKIFTSGINSSSVTTECQKETQVLSNQMLSVVDTPGLFDTFQSQQKVKVEIAKCVSLAAPGPHVFLVVTQPNRFTEEEQNTVKIIQEIFGEESEQYSMVLFTHGDDLEEDKVSIKKIINDNKALKNFIDQCGKRYHVFNNKAKDPAQVTELIKKINKMVKKNGGKGKYYTNQMLEEAEEAIKEEMEKLQKENPNMSFDEARRKAEKDNSFIRGVLASAGIVVGTTVAGIITEVAVGAAVGAALGPIGIAVGAGVGLVTAVTGAVVKKKFCKIQ from the coding sequence AACCAGTGGATCCAGTTCTCAGGATGGTTCTTCTGGGAAAAACTGGAGCTGGAAAGAGTGCAACAGGAAACACGATCTtaggaaaaaaagtatttaaatctttgtcctcatcttcatcactgacactgaaaaatgagaaaaaatcaGGAGAATTCGAAGGCCAAACTCTGGAAGTGGTAGATACTCCAGGTTTCTTTAACACAAAAGGTGAGCCACTAAAGGTGATGGCTGAGATCACTAAATGCATCTCGCTGTCTGATCCGGGTCCTCATGTGTTCCTGGTGGTGATCCAGCCAACCAGATTTACACGAGAAGATGAAGAAACAGTCAAGATCATCCGGAatcattttggagaaaaatcagTCTGTTACAACATGGTGCTGTTCACTCATGGAGATGATCTGGAGGATGAAGATGTCTCCATTGACAACATTATTGAAAACAACGAGACTCtccatgacatcatcagtcaGTGTGGAGGAGGATATCACGTCTTCAACAACAGAAACAAGGATCCATCTCAGGTCAGAGAGCTGCTGGATAAGATCAACAGGATGGTTCACAAAAATGGAGGAATCTGCTACACCAAAGAGATGCTGGAAGAAGCTCAGAGAATTAAAAGAGAGGAACTCCGGATTGTCCTGGTGGGAAAAACTGGAGCTGGGAAAAGTGCAGCTGGAAATACCATATTAGGAgggaaaatatttacatcttgTATTAGCTCCTCATCAGTTACAGAAGAGTGTCAAAAAGAAACACGAGTGCTCAATGGTCAAATGCTGAGTGTGGTCGATACTCCAGGTCTGTTTGATACTTTTCAGAATCAACTACAGGTGAAAGAAGAAATCCTCAAATGCATCTCATTTGCTGCTCCTGGTCCTCATGTGTTCCTGGTGGTGATCCAGCCAAACAGattcacagaagaagaacaaaatgcGGTGAAAATCATTCAGGAAATTTTGGGAGAAGGATCAGAGTGTTACAGCATGGTGCTGTTCACTCATGGAGACGATCTGGAGGAGGAAAACCGCTCCATTGACAACCTTATTGAAAACAACGAGACTCTCCATGACATTGTCACTAAGTGTGGAGGAGGATATCACGtcttcaacaacaaaaaaaaagatccatcTCAGGCACAAGAGCTGCTGGATAAAATCAAGAGGATGGTTCAAAACAATAAAGGAATCTGCTACACCAAAGAGATGCTGGAAGAAGGCCAGAGAATTAAAAGAGAGGAACTCCGGATCGTCCTGGTGGGAAAAACTGGAGCTGGGAAAAGTGCAGTAGGAAATACCATATTaggagagaaaatatttacatctgGTATTAACTCCTCATCAGTTACAACAGAGtgtcaaaaagaaacacaagtgCTAAGCAATCAAATGCTGAGTGTGGTCGATACTCCAGGTCTGTTTGATACTTTTCAAAGTCAACAGAAGGTGAAAGTAGAAATCGCTAAATGCGTCTCACTTGCTGCTCCTGGTCCTCATGTTTTCCTGGTGGTGACCCAGCCAAACAGattcacagaagaagaacaaaacacGGTGAAAATCATCCAGGAGATTTTTGGAGAAGAATCAGAGCAGTACAGCATGGTGCTGTTCACTCATGGAGACGACCTGGAGGAGGACAAGGTCTCcatcaaaaaaataatcaatgacAACAAGGCCCTGAAGAATTTCATTGATCAATGCGGTAAAAGATACCATGTGTTCAACAATAAAGCTAAAGATCCAGCTCAGGTCACAGAGCTTAtcaaaaagattaataaaatggtTAAGAAAAATGGAGGAAAGGGAAAATATTACACCAACCAGATGCTGGAAGAAGCAGAGGAAGCCATAAAggaagaaatggaaaaactgcagaAGGAAAATCCAAACATGAGTTTTGATGAAGCAAGAAGAAAGGCTGAGAAAGACAACAGCTTCATCCGTGGAGTTTTGGCCTCTGCTGGAATTGTTGTTGGAACAACAGTTGCTGGGATTATCACTGAAGTTgctgttggagctgctgttggaGCTGCATTAGGTCCTATAGGAATTGCTGTAGGGGCTGGAGTGGGCTTGGTGACTGCAGTTACAGGTGCTGTAGTGAAGAAGAAATTCTGTAAAATTCAGTGA
- the cystm1 gene encoding cysteine-rich and transmembrane domain-containing protein 1 produces the protein MSDHPPPYRPFFPDDSSPSMFPPAFYSPPTAFPGSAYQTFPQTIVQPGPSAQQGASVMSPGYYGNKHQASHPAKPTVLLMDPRTNQQPGGIGSYLAACSAALCCCCLYDLLHR, from the exons atgaGTGATCATCCTCCTCCGTATCGTCCGTTCTTCCCTGACGATTCGTCTccctccatgtttcctccag cttTTTACTCACCGCCCACTGCCTTCCCCGGCTCCGCCTATCAG ACTTTCCCTCAGACCATCGTCCAACCAGGACCCTCTGCACAGCAGGGGGCCTCGGTGATGTCACCTGGTTACTATGGCAACAAACACCAGGCCTCCCATCCGGCGAAGCCCACAG TTCTGCTGATGGATCCTCGGACCAATCAGCAGCCGGGCGGTATCGGGTCGTACCTGGCCGCGtgttctgctgctctgtgctgctgctgcctgtaTGACCTGCTGCACCGCTGA